One Candidatus Obscuribacterales bacterium genomic window carries:
- a CDS encoding class I SAM-dependent methyltransferase, with amino-acid sequence MQNDNEKDWGELYCTAVSQQQPSPALLQTIQLLYEETTVSLPGHAIDLGCGFGRDTKRLLAEEFSVLAVDANEYVIDKLRASTDSKLLRAQVASFENTDWSPTTLINAALALPYCPREHFVFVWSQILASLIPQGVLVADFFLLLPGQSRDEPMVLSFSKEELTNFLSPLNVAFYQEWQSTFVNAAGDHVQRLACTVIAQRTRY; translated from the coding sequence ATGCAAAACGACAACGAAAAAGACTGGGGAGAACTCTACTGCACAGCCGTAAGTCAACAACAACCGAGTCCTGCACTCCTACAAACCATTCAACTTCTCTATGAAGAAACAACTGTATCACTTCCAGGTCACGCAATTGATTTAGGTTGCGGATTTGGACGTGATACTAAAAGGCTGCTTGCAGAAGAATTCAGTGTCCTTGCTGTTGATGCCAATGAATATGTCATCGACAAATTGCGCGCCTCAACAGACAGCAAGTTGCTGCGCGCCCAGGTGGCGTCGTTTGAAAATACCGACTGGTCACCAACAACACTTATCAACGCGGCACTAGCTCTGCCCTATTGTCCACGTGAACATTTCGTCTTTGTCTGGTCGCAAATTCTCGCCTCGCTTATTCCGCAAGGAGTACTCGTCGCAGATTTCTTTCTTTTGCTGCCGGGACAATCACGAGATGAGCCGATGGTTCTGTCATTCAGCAAAGAGGAGTTGACTAACTTTCTCTCTCCGCTGAATGTCGCGTTCTATCAAGAATGGCAGAGCACATTCGTTAATGCCGCAGGCGATCACGTCCAACGCTTAGCCTGCACCGTCATCGCACAACGCACACGATATTAA
- a CDS encoding FMN-binding glutamate synthase family protein yields the protein MFPVDLLHLHPAVYGAFSLSLIAGYDLIQTEHTIRRNFPVIGRARWIFEMLGPELRQYLYMGDREERPFDRVTRSYVYATAKGQNNKIGFGTQRDYTAPGEVQFLPSMFPIAEAKMPKTFTPIVIGPKRRNPYFCTSRIGVADMSFGALSQEAVMALRKGATLAGIHMCTGEGGLTDYHLDEDGLVMAEIGPAKFGYRTLDGKLCMDKVRKVAALKQVVSLHLKLAQGAKPGAGGMLPKEKITEEIARIRGIRKGVDCISPNTWEEFSDIVSLCEMLTMLQEETGKPVGIKIVVGNKRYVELLAMYMKLTGKGPDYIIIDGGEGGTGAAPMMLADYVGMSIEHALPIVDNIFRKLGIRDEVTLISSGKVATPADVARHLALGADLVHIARAFLLSIGCIQARKCHNNHCPTGITTQNKWLRRGLDPESKGIRAFNYADGLAKELRLLMAVCGVRETWQMNRRMLVMVTAPGEVRRFDSVHLHPYPIGADGPRNMVTIDNLEEYRARWKITETIDIPTQAELESRLDELLEKEKQLTVADNLKRLATDAVNLARQADIVHPHDDGESPDIDLLDQIKQ from the coding sequence ATGTTTCCGGTAGATTTACTGCACCTTCACCCCGCGGTGTATGGCGCATTTTCGCTTAGCTTGATCGCTGGGTACGACCTAATTCAGACAGAACACACTATTCGCCGCAACTTCCCTGTTATTGGTCGTGCTCGTTGGATTTTTGAAATGCTGGGACCGGAGCTAAGGCAATATCTCTACATGGGCGACCGTGAGGAGAGGCCGTTTGACCGAGTCACCAGATCGTATGTTTATGCCACCGCCAAAGGTCAGAACAACAAAATCGGTTTTGGCACCCAGCGAGATTACACAGCCCCTGGCGAAGTGCAGTTCTTGCCGAGTATGTTTCCCATCGCGGAAGCAAAAATGCCAAAAACTTTTACACCAATCGTAATTGGTCCCAAGCGGCGCAATCCATACTTCTGCACTTCCAGAATTGGTGTTGCAGATATGAGCTTCGGAGCACTTTCACAAGAAGCCGTCATGGCTTTGAGAAAGGGCGCGACATTAGCTGGTATTCACATGTGTACCGGTGAAGGAGGCTTGACCGACTACCATTTGGATGAGGACGGACTTGTGATGGCCGAAATCGGTCCGGCAAAATTTGGTTATCGAACTCTCGATGGCAAGTTGTGTATGGACAAAGTGCGCAAGGTTGCCGCCCTCAAGCAAGTCGTAAGCCTCCACCTGAAGCTGGCTCAAGGAGCAAAACCTGGGGCCGGTGGCATGCTGCCCAAAGAAAAAATCACGGAAGAGATTGCTCGAATCCGTGGAATTCGCAAGGGTGTAGACTGCATCTCGCCAAATACTTGGGAAGAATTCTCCGACATCGTTAGCCTCTGCGAAATGCTAACGATGCTGCAAGAGGAAACAGGCAAACCAGTCGGCATAAAGATAGTAGTCGGCAACAAACGCTATGTTGAGTTGCTGGCTATGTACATGAAGCTCACAGGAAAAGGTCCGGATTACATCATCATCGACGGTGGTGAAGGTGGCACGGGCGCTGCTCCAATGATGCTTGCCGATTATGTCGGCATGTCAATCGAACATGCTCTGCCGATTGTGGATAACATCTTCCGCAAGCTCGGCATCAGAGACGAAGTGACCCTCATTTCCTCTGGTAAAGTCGCAACTCCTGCAGATGTTGCTAGACACTTAGCGTTGGGCGCCGATCTGGTGCACATTGCGCGCGCCTTTTTGCTTTCTATTGGTTGTATTCAGGCTCGCAAATGTCATAACAACCACTGTCCAACAGGCATCACTACGCAAAATAAGTGGTTGCGCCGAGGACTTGATCCGGAAAGCAAGGGCATTCGTGCCTTTAACTACGCAGATGGACTAGCCAAGGAATTGCGGTTGCTGATGGCAGTATGCGGAGTCAGGGAAACGTGGCAAATGAATCGGCGAATGCTCGTCATGGTCACCGCACCTGGCGAGGTGAGACGATTCGACAGTGTACACCTGCATCCATACCCAATTGGAGCAGATGGTCCACGTAACATGGTGACTATCGACAATCTTGAGGAGTATCGAGCTAGATGGAAAATCACTGAGACCATCGACATTCCCACTCAGGCGGAACTCGAATCGCGTCTTGATGAGCTGCTTGAAAAAGAAAAGCAATTGACCGTTGCCGACAATCTGAAGAGATTGGCAACTGACGCAGTCAACCTTGCCAGACAAGCAGACATCGTGCATCCTCATGATGACGGCGAAAGCCCGGATATCGATTTGCTTGATCAAATCAAGCAATAG
- a CDS encoding HTTM domain-containing protein — translation MTLRELWLAWNEFWFAPGSPMPLAVFRIAIGVLVLIFCWWISPEATQFLGLHRIVQSSTVAHWMGSPQFDVLSLLPKDDYWISAALNLLALSGICLILGVFSRLNALIVYLIMLAFDSRNHFVLNTGIKIMIVMTLFLVFSRCGEALSFKRIASVWRKKNPDFGPARDGSVFALRLMQVQMALVYWSAGSCKLHGASWMDGTAVYYAAHLTQFQRFTSPLLDQLWLCSLLSLGTLAFELSFPFLIWVKELRYPLLFVGALFHAGLDWAMVIPLFQPVMMAGYLPFIEAKDFGRMFDLVRSLVGNIFGEKVRVAYDDKSAVASRLAETVRRLDVFHLTQLKSGSADSNNGLTVSIRSEKVGMLQAVRVLSLRLPLLLPLYPVTFAPGIEVVMRRIFQTMLRVY, via the coding sequence ATGACTCTTCGCGAATTATGGCTTGCTTGGAATGAATTTTGGTTTGCCCCAGGGTCTCCAATGCCATTAGCCGTGTTTCGGATAGCTATTGGTGTTTTGGTACTCATCTTTTGCTGGTGGATCTCCCCGGAAGCGACACAATTTTTGGGATTGCACCGAATAGTGCAATCGAGCACTGTAGCGCATTGGATGGGCAGTCCTCAATTTGATGTGTTGTCCCTTTTGCCAAAGGATGATTATTGGATTAGTGCAGCGCTCAACTTATTGGCTTTATCCGGAATTTGTTTGATTCTCGGCGTTTTCTCAAGATTGAACGCTCTAATTGTTTATTTGATTATGCTGGCCTTTGACAGTCGCAATCACTTCGTATTAAACACCGGTATCAAAATCATGATTGTGATGACTCTCTTTCTTGTATTCTCTCGTTGTGGTGAAGCCTTATCGTTCAAGAGAATTGCGAGCGTCTGGCGGAAGAAGAACCCTGATTTTGGTCCGGCCAGGGATGGTAGTGTCTTTGCTCTGCGCTTGATGCAGGTGCAAATGGCACTTGTCTATTGGAGCGCTGGATCATGCAAGCTTCATGGCGCTTCTTGGATGGATGGTACTGCTGTTTACTACGCAGCGCATCTAACACAATTTCAACGTTTTACTTCTCCGCTATTGGATCAATTGTGGTTGTGTAGTCTGCTGAGCTTGGGGACACTAGCTTTTGAGTTGTCATTCCCGTTTCTAATTTGGGTTAAGGAGTTGCGCTATCCGCTTCTCTTTGTAGGCGCTCTCTTTCATGCCGGATTAGATTGGGCAATGGTTATACCGCTATTTCAGCCCGTGATGATGGCCGGATATCTTCCATTTATTGAGGCTAAGGATTTTGGACGCATGTTTGATCTCGTAAGATCTTTAGTCGGCAATATATTTGGAGAAAAGGTACGGGTTGCTTACGACGATAAATCTGCAGTGGCTAGCCGATTAGCAGAAACAGTCCGTCGCCTCGATGTTTTTCATTTGACTCAACTAAAGAGTGGAAGTGCTGATTCAAACAACGGACTTACCGTTTCAATTCGAAGCGAAAAAGTGGGAATGTTGCAGGCGGTTCGTGTCCTTTCTCTTCGTTTGCCGTTATTACTTCCTTTGTATCCGGTCACGTTTGCCCCTGGCATCGAAGTAGTTATGAGGCGAATTTTTCAAACCATGCTGCGAGTCTATTAA